One genomic region from Anthonomus grandis grandis chromosome 1, icAntGran1.3, whole genome shotgun sequence encodes:
- the LOC126738838 gene encoding 26S proteasome regulatory subunit 10B: protein MTAVDPDREKVLQDYRKKLMEHKEVESRLKEMREQLKDLTKQYDKSENDLKALQSMGQIVGEVLKQLTEEKFIVKATNGPRYVVGCRRQLDKAKLKAGTRVALDMTTLTIMRYLPREVDPLVYNMSHEDPGDVTYSAIGGLSEQIRELREVIELPLLNPELFMRVGITPPKGCLLYGPPGTGKTLLARAVASQLDANFLKVVSSAIVDKYIGESARLIREMFNYAKDHQPCIIFMDEIDAIGGRRFSEGTSADREIQRTLMELLNQMDGFDSLGQVKMIMATNRPDTLDPALLRPGRLDRKIEIPLPNEQARLEILKIHACPIAKHGEIDYEAIVKLSDNFNGADLRNVCTEAGLFAIRSEREYVIQEDFMKAVRKVADNKKLESKLDYKPV, encoded by the exons atgacAGCAGTAGATCCCGATCGCGAAAAGGTCCTACAGGATTaccgaaaaaaattgatggAGCACAAGGAAGTGGAGTCCCGGTTGAAAGAAA tgCGAGAACAACTTAAGGATCTCACAAAACAGTATGATAAGTCTGAAAATGACTTGAAAGCTTTACAGAGCATGGGTCAGATAGTGGGTGAAGTCTTAAAGCAGCTGACTGAAGAAAAGT TTATTGTTAAAGCCACTAATGGTCCTAGATATGTGGTAGGATGTAGGCGGCAACTAGATAAAGCAAAACTGAAAGCTGGAACTAGAGTGGCTCTGGATATGACTACATTAACAATAATGAGGTATTTGCCAAGGGAAGTTGATCCATTAGTGTACAATATGAGCCATGAAGATCCTGGTGATGTTACTTACTCAGCAATTGGTGGTTTGTCTGAACAAATTAGAGAGCTCAGGGAAGTTATAGAGCTACCTTTGTTAAACCCAGAGCTTTTTATGAGGGTTGGAATCACACCTCCAAAGG ggtgTCTTCTTTATGGTCCACCAGgaactggcaaaactttatTAGCCAGAGCAGTAGCATCCCAGCTTGATGCTAACTTTTTGAAGGTAGTATCTAGCGCAATTGTAGACAAGTACATTGGTGAATCTGCTAGACTGATTAGGGAAATGTTCAATTATGCCAAGGATCACCAACCCTGTATTATTTTTATGGATGAAATTGATGCTATTG gtgGAAGAAGATTTTCTGAAGGTACTTCAGCTGATCGTGAAATTCAAAGAACTTTGATGGAACTGCTTAATCAAATGGATGGCTTTGATTCTTTGGGACAA GTTAAAATGATTATGGCAACCAACAGACCGGATACTTTGGATCCCGCCCTTCTCAGGCCAGGTCGTTTAgacagaaaaattgaaattccttTGCCAAATGAGCAGGCAagattggaaattttaaaaattcacgCGTGTCCCATTGCCAAGCATGGGGAAATCGATTATGAAGCCATTGTAAAACTTTCAGATAACTTTAACGGTGCGGATTTAAG AAACGTGTGCACAGAAGCGGGACTATTTGCCATTCGCTCAGAACGAGAATATGTCATTCAGGAGGACTTCATGAAAGCGGTGAGGAAAGTTGCTGATAATAAAAAACTGGAAAGCAAACTCGATTATAAACCtgtttaa